A stretch of the Archangium violaceum genome encodes the following:
- a CDS encoding FHA domain-containing protein: MAHKPAAAPVSGARPAPAASRFGLAVVAGSARGQRFKLPVTGCTVGRTRGAILFADDPFVSAQHATFLIKDNVLHVRDESSASGIYVTIPGAETLAPLSFFSIGQRLFRFLGKLEAPPPLAGRPTVYGAPVPPGQGVFGVEEMLVGGRSGRTVVTSAPLLTIGQANCDVCYPQEEGLAGRHCELSFTLTGAQLRDLSGGLGTYVRIVPGVDRPLRPGDRVRLGQHIIQVELVG, translated from the coding sequence TTGGCACACAAACCAGCCGCCGCGCCCGTCTCGGGAGCACGGCCCGCCCCGGCCGCCTCGCGCTTCGGTCTGGCGGTCGTCGCCGGCTCGGCCCGCGGCCAGCGCTTCAAGCTGCCCGTCACCGGCTGCACCGTGGGCCGCACCCGGGGCGCCATCCTCTTCGCGGACGATCCTTTCGTCTCCGCCCAGCACGCCACCTTCCTCATCAAGGACAACGTGCTACATGTTCGCGACGAGTCCAGCGCCTCGGGCATTTATGTCACCATCCCGGGTGCGGAGACGCTCGCGCCGCTCTCCTTCTTCAGCATCGGCCAGCGCCTCTTCCGCTTCCTCGGGAAGCTCGAGGCCCCGCCGCCCCTGGCCGGACGCCCCACCGTCTACGGCGCTCCGGTGCCGCCCGGACAAGGTGTCTTCGGCGTGGAGGAGATGCTGGTGGGAGGCCGCAGTGGACGCACCGTCGTCACCTCCGCCCCGCTCCTGACCATCGGACAGGCGAACTGTGACGTCTGCTACCCCCAGGAGGAAGGGCTGGCCGGCCGCCACTGCGAGCTGAGCTTCACCCTCACCGGCGCCCAGCTGCGTGACCTCTCCGGAGGCCTCGGCACGTACGTGCGCATCGTTCCCGGAGTGGACAGGCCGCTGCGCCCCGGAGACAGGGTGCGCCTGGGCCAGCACATCATCCAGGTGGAGCTGGTGGGCTGA
- a CDS encoding TraR/DksA family transcriptional regulator, protein MNQKDLKRYKKMLEDSKTSLLESAKKTLVEEASFDTDDLPDEIDQASSEYAQSMVFRLRDREKFLLQKIERALGRIEDGTFGICERCEEEISPKRLEARPVTTLCIRCKEEQEKKEKSYG, encoded by the coding sequence GTGAACCAGAAAGATCTCAAGCGTTACAAGAAGATGCTCGAGGACAGCAAGACGAGCCTGCTGGAGAGCGCCAAGAAGACCCTGGTGGAGGAAGCGAGCTTCGACACCGATGATCTCCCCGACGAGATCGACCAGGCCTCTTCCGAGTACGCCCAGTCCATGGTGTTCCGTCTTCGGGACCGGGAGAAGTTCCTGCTGCAGAAGATCGAACGTGCTCTCGGCCGTATCGAGGACGGCACCTTCGGCATCTGCGAACGTTGTGAGGAGGAGATCTCTCCCAAGCGGCTGGAGGCGCGGCCCGTGACGACGCTGTGCATCCGCTGCAAGGAAGAGCAGGAGAAGAAGGAGAAGTCCTACGGCTAG
- a CDS encoding RelA/SpoT family protein — protein sequence MIRLNDILQRVASYHPDPDLDIIKKAYVYSAKVHQGQLRKSGEPYLIHPLEVAGLLAELKLDEASIVTGLLHDTIEDTLATAEELTELFGPEVAQLVDGVTKLSKFSASATLSQEEKQAENFRKMIIAMAQDIRVILVKLADRTHNMRTLDHMSEEKQRRIAQETLDIYAPLANRLGISWIKTELEDLSFRYVKPQDFFALQDKLNKRKKEREKYIEDVSTLIHNKLDGRGLKGDVSGRFKHVYSIYKKMKSQGIEFEQIHDIIAFRIIMPAVPSCYEALGLVHQLWKPVPGRFKDFIAIPKPNMYQSLHTTVIGPLGERIEVQIRTPEMHKVAEEGIAAHWAYKEGKTPNVSKDDEKFAWLRQLMEWQQDLKDPKEFLETVKVDLFTDEVFVFTPKGDVRSLPRGATPVDFAYAIHSDVGGRCVGAKVNGKIVPLRYKLKNGDTVEVLTSPQAHPSKDWLTFVKTSRAQQRIRGFIKQQQREKSLQLGRELLERELKRYQLNFNRLLKNGELKKTCEELGYRVEDDLLVALGYGKVVPNQVISRVVPPEKLAASTGDGKGSAAAMESQTSSSSGSMLPGLSRVTDFAKKLVGKQNSSGVQIGGVDDVLVRFGRCCNPVPGDPIAGFITRGRGVTVHTVGCDKALATDPERRVDVSWDVRGDFKRPVTLRVLTADRTGLLADISNTFSKKGVNISQANCRATGDDRAVNTFEVTISDLKQLTDLMRTIERLPGVYSVERI from the coding sequence ATGATTCGCCTCAACGACATCCTCCAGCGGGTTGCCTCCTATCATCCGGACCCCGATCTGGACATCATCAAGAAGGCGTACGTCTACTCGGCCAAGGTGCATCAGGGCCAACTACGCAAGTCGGGTGAGCCCTACCTCATCCATCCGCTCGAGGTCGCCGGGCTCCTCGCCGAGTTGAAGCTGGACGAAGCGTCCATCGTCACCGGCCTGCTCCACGACACCATCGAGGACACGCTCGCCACGGCCGAGGAGCTCACCGAGCTGTTCGGCCCCGAGGTCGCCCAGCTGGTGGACGGCGTCACGAAGCTGTCCAAGTTCTCCGCCTCCGCCACCCTCTCACAAGAAGAGAAACAGGCCGAGAACTTCCGGAAGATGATCATCGCGATGGCGCAGGACATCCGCGTCATCCTGGTGAAGCTGGCGGACCGCACGCACAACATGCGGACCCTGGACCACATGTCCGAGGAGAAGCAGCGGAGGATCGCCCAGGAGACCCTGGACATCTACGCCCCGCTGGCCAACCGCCTGGGCATCAGCTGGATCAAGACCGAGCTGGAGGACCTGTCCTTCCGCTACGTGAAGCCCCAGGACTTCTTCGCGCTCCAGGACAAGCTCAACAAGCGCAAGAAGGAGCGGGAGAAGTACATCGAGGACGTCAGCACGCTCATCCACAACAAGCTGGATGGGCGCGGCCTGAAGGGCGACGTCAGCGGCCGCTTCAAGCACGTCTACAGCATCTACAAGAAGATGAAGTCGCAGGGGATCGAGTTCGAGCAGATCCACGACATCATCGCCTTCCGCATCATCATGCCCGCGGTGCCCAGCTGCTACGAGGCGCTGGGCCTGGTGCACCAGCTGTGGAAGCCGGTGCCGGGGCGCTTCAAGGACTTCATCGCCATCCCCAAGCCCAACATGTACCAGTCGCTGCACACGACGGTGATTGGTCCGCTGGGCGAGCGCATCGAGGTGCAGATCCGCACCCCGGAGATGCACAAGGTGGCCGAGGAGGGCATCGCGGCGCACTGGGCGTACAAGGAAGGCAAGACGCCCAACGTCAGCAAGGACGACGAGAAGTTCGCCTGGCTGCGCCAGCTCATGGAGTGGCAGCAGGACCTCAAGGATCCCAAGGAGTTCCTGGAGACGGTGAAGGTGGACCTCTTCACCGACGAGGTCTTCGTCTTCACGCCCAAGGGGGACGTGAGGAGCCTGCCGCGGGGAGCCACGCCGGTGGACTTCGCCTACGCCATCCACTCGGACGTGGGCGGCCGGTGCGTGGGCGCCAAGGTGAATGGGAAGATCGTCCCGCTGCGCTACAAGCTGAAGAACGGGGACACGGTGGAGGTGCTCACCAGCCCCCAGGCGCACCCGTCCAAGGACTGGCTCACCTTCGTCAAGACGAGCCGGGCCCAGCAGCGCATCCGCGGCTTCATCAAGCAGCAGCAGCGCGAGAAGAGCCTTCAGCTGGGCCGCGAGCTACTGGAGCGGGAGCTCAAGCGCTACCAGCTCAACTTCAACCGGCTGCTGAAGAACGGCGAGCTGAAGAAGACCTGCGAGGAGCTGGGCTACCGGGTGGAGGACGACCTGCTGGTGGCCCTGGGCTACGGCAAGGTGGTGCCCAACCAGGTGATCTCCCGCGTGGTTCCGCCGGAGAAGCTGGCGGCCTCGACGGGAGACGGCAAGGGCTCGGCGGCGGCCATGGAGAGCCAGACGTCCTCTTCCAGCGGCAGCATGCTGCCGGGCCTGTCCCGCGTCACCGACTTCGCCAAGAAGCTGGTGGGCAAGCAGAACAGCAGCGGGGTGCAGATCGGCGGCGTGGACGACGTGCTGGTGCGCTTCGGCCGATGTTGCAACCCGGTGCCGGGAGATCCCATCGCGGGCTTCATCACCCGGGGCCGGGGCGTGACGGTGCACACGGTGGGCTGCGACAAGGCGCTGGCCACGGATCCCGAGCGTCGGGTGGACGTGTCGTGGGACGTGCGCGGCGACTTCAAGCGTCCCGTCACCCTGCGCGTGCTCACGGCGGATCGGACGGGCCTGCTCGCGGACATCTCCAACACCTTCTCCAAGAAGGGCGTCAACATCTCCCAGGCCAACTGCAGGGCCACGGGGGATGACCGCGCGGTGAACACCTTCGAGGTCACCATCTCCGACCTCAAGCAGCTCACCGACCTGATGCGCACCATCGAGCGTCTCCCGGGCGTCTACTCCGTCGAGCGCATCTAG
- a CDS encoding DNA integrity scanning protein DisA nucleotide-binding domain protein codes for MSDTSKFDREFLRAALSLAGKGDVDHFLYISDVPIAPEDLRRQQAKRKLVYAVTAPRMAEELLSKKQRALVIPAYDYSRTERVKVALVSALSQGAFKEGDLVLCMTGKLGRSPDTLMQMRIGGSLDDRLTIEGVKLGDEFNSQVVDALIQLALQVGQEGFEGHPIGTIITIGDHTSVMEKSRQMTINPFQGISEAERNVLDPKIREAIKNFSVLDGAFVIREDGVVLAAGRYLSASDEAVKIPLGLGARHAAAASITSTTKCIALVVSQTSGAVRLFKGGNIVLELHQTARRT; via the coding sequence ATGAGCGATACCTCGAAATTCGACCGGGAGTTCCTGCGAGCCGCTCTCTCGCTCGCTGGAAAAGGGGACGTGGACCACTTCCTCTACATCAGCGACGTGCCCATCGCGCCCGAGGACCTGCGCCGGCAGCAGGCGAAGCGCAAGCTCGTCTACGCGGTCACCGCACCCCGGATGGCGGAGGAGCTGTTGTCGAAGAAGCAGCGGGCGCTGGTGATTCCCGCCTATGACTACTCGCGTACCGAGCGGGTAAAGGTGGCCCTCGTGTCCGCCCTGTCCCAGGGAGCGTTCAAGGAGGGGGACCTGGTGCTGTGCATGACGGGCAAGCTCGGCCGCTCTCCCGACACGCTGATGCAGATGCGCATCGGCGGCTCGCTCGACGACCGGCTGACGATCGAGGGCGTGAAGCTGGGGGACGAGTTCAACTCGCAAGTGGTGGACGCGCTCATCCAGCTGGCGCTGCAGGTCGGCCAGGAGGGCTTCGAGGGCCACCCCATCGGGACGATCATCACGATTGGCGATCACACAAGCGTGATGGAGAAGAGCCGGCAGATGACGATCAACCCGTTCCAGGGGATCTCGGAGGCCGAGCGCAACGTGCTGGATCCGAAGATCCGCGAGGCCATCAAGAACTTCTCGGTGCTGGACGGAGCCTTCGTCATCCGCGAGGACGGCGTGGTGCTGGCGGCGGGACGCTACCTGTCGGCCTCGGACGAGGCGGTGAAGATTCCGCTGGGGCTGGGAGCGCGACACGCGGCGGCGGCGAGCATCACGTCGACGACGAAGTGCATCGCGCTGGTGGTGAGCCAGACGTCGGGAGCGGTGAGGCTCTTCAAGGGCGGCAACATCGTGCTGGAGCTGCACCAGACCGCGCGCCGCACGTAG
- a CDS encoding FHA domain-containing protein, translated as MVYCPRCDADNPDTASTCHACGSPIRSNTMVMAAPKPAARPQVALRVVRADGGPESVVRMTKDTLTCGPQGDLPLADDPFIMPVQARFFFSGGRLAVEDVGGANGVFVRLRQERELPVGGELRLGRQRLVLEPIPAAAVGPGGAHIWGSNDPGYRLRLVQILEGGLRGAAFPLKEGDNHLGREQGDITFATDGFVSGRHALLMVKQDRLRVKDVGSSNGTFIRLTGPVFVDNGDHFLIGRQLLRVEIQLAA; from the coding sequence ATGGTCTACTGCCCTCGCTGCGACGCCGACAACCCCGACACCGCCTCCACCTGCCACGCCTGTGGCTCGCCCATCCGCTCCAACACGATGGTGATGGCCGCGCCGAAACCGGCGGCCCGGCCCCAGGTGGCCCTGCGCGTCGTGCGAGCGGACGGCGGCCCGGAGTCGGTGGTGCGGATGACCAAGGACACGCTCACCTGCGGCCCCCAGGGCGACCTGCCGCTGGCGGATGACCCCTTCATCATGCCCGTGCAGGCCCGCTTCTTCTTCTCGGGGGGGAGGTTGGCGGTCGAGGACGTGGGCGGCGCCAATGGCGTCTTCGTGCGCCTGCGCCAGGAGCGGGAGCTGCCCGTGGGCGGCGAGCTGCGCCTGGGCCGGCAGCGGCTGGTGCTCGAGCCCATCCCCGCGGCGGCCGTGGGTCCGGGTGGAGCCCACATCTGGGGCTCGAACGACCCGGGCTACCGGCTGAGGCTGGTGCAGATTCTGGAAGGGGGTCTGCGGGGCGCCGCCTTCCCGCTCAAGGAAGGGGACAACCATCTGGGGCGCGAGCAGGGGGACATCACCTTCGCCACCGATGGCTTCGTGTCGGGGCGCCACGCGCTGTTGATGGTGAAGCAGGACAGGTTGCGAGTGAAGGACGTGGGCTCTTCCAACGGCACCTTCATCCGACTGACCGGTCCGGTGTTCGTGGACAACGGGGACCACTTCCTCATTGGCCGCCAGCTGCTCCGGGTGGAGATCCAACTGGCGGCCTGA
- a CDS encoding serine/threonine-protein kinase, with amino-acid sequence MHCPSCGADAGDVSKFCPSCGATLARGEPDEYIGRTIARKYQVEALIGEGGMGKVYRARQVALDKLVVLKVLRHSLLGDDRTVARFKREAKAASRLNHPNSISILDFGQTEDGALFIAMEFVPGQDLHTVLSKDGPLPEQRIVRIVSQVLSALYDAHNAGVIHRDLKPENIMVEQRRNEPDFVKVLDFGIAKFQDGDGEGPALTRTGFVCGTPEYMSPEQARGATLDHRSDLYAVGVILYQLITGRLPFESDSAVGYATKHLTEEPLPPSRKRPEIRISPAMERLIMRALSKSPDDRPQDAEAFQAELLAVDKERERRANAPATGRRQQGAAVLAPLPRKATPPSGGLHTEITDPGWGGESDATVRAMPERMHPGASMARAAQERTQLAPPSRPAPERERGERSQPQPLVVVRPAPSERVTTERTIAVDRASAPTPVNPSLLNSKTEAMVSTVSDTGGGFGFLKAFVLTLALVTLGLVGYWLYTSWRNQTQEKPFVPPKNAPIPGQESGANVPPPGTPLYELDVPAKKRDPKQALQRRQAGYAAYRSGNLDQAARELGTAFSLEPSPELSLMLGEVYWALDSHEEARGWWMRHLRDLPDSKARDTLLRREPQLASAIGGR; translated from the coding sequence TTGCATTGCCCCAGCTGCGGCGCCGACGCCGGTGACGTCTCCAAGTTCTGTCCCTCCTGCGGCGCCACGCTCGCGCGCGGGGAGCCGGACGAGTACATCGGCCGCACCATCGCCAGGAAGTACCAGGTGGAGGCCCTCATCGGAGAGGGCGGCATGGGCAAGGTGTACCGTGCCCGCCAGGTGGCTCTCGACAAGCTGGTGGTGCTCAAGGTGCTGCGCCACTCGCTGCTCGGGGATGATCGCACCGTGGCCCGCTTCAAGCGCGAGGCCAAGGCCGCCAGCCGCCTCAACCACCCCAACTCCATCAGCATCCTCGACTTCGGCCAGACCGAGGACGGGGCGCTCTTCATCGCGATGGAGTTCGTCCCGGGGCAGGATCTGCACACCGTCCTGAGCAAGGACGGCCCGCTTCCCGAGCAGCGCATCGTCCGCATCGTCAGCCAGGTGCTCTCCGCCCTGTACGACGCGCACAACGCCGGCGTCATCCACCGGGATCTCAAGCCCGAGAACATCATGGTGGAGCAGCGCCGCAACGAGCCGGACTTCGTGAAGGTGCTCGACTTCGGCATCGCCAAGTTCCAGGACGGCGACGGAGAAGGGCCCGCCCTCACGCGCACCGGCTTCGTCTGCGGCACTCCCGAGTACATGTCTCCCGAGCAGGCGCGTGGCGCCACGTTGGATCACCGCTCGGACCTGTACGCCGTGGGCGTCATCCTCTACCAGCTCATCACCGGCCGGCTGCCCTTCGAGTCCGACTCCGCGGTGGGTTACGCCACCAAGCACCTCACCGAGGAGCCCCTTCCTCCGTCCCGCAAGCGCCCGGAGATCCGCATCTCCCCGGCCATGGAGCGGCTCATCATGCGGGCCCTCTCCAAGAGCCCGGATGATCGGCCCCAGGACGCGGAGGCCTTCCAGGCCGAGCTGCTCGCCGTGGACAAGGAGCGCGAGCGCCGCGCCAACGCCCCCGCCACGGGTCGGCGCCAGCAGGGAGCGGCGGTGCTCGCGCCGCTGCCGCGCAAGGCCACGCCGCCTTCCGGAGGTCTGCACACGGAGATCACCGATCCGGGCTGGGGCGGTGAGTCCGACGCCACAGTGCGCGCCATGCCCGAGCGGATGCATCCGGGGGCCAGCATGGCCCGCGCCGCGCAGGAGCGTACGCAGCTCGCTCCTCCGAGTCGCCCCGCGCCAGAGCGGGAGCGCGGAGAGCGCTCGCAGCCCCAGCCGCTCGTCGTCGTCCGGCCCGCGCCGAGCGAGCGCGTGACGACCGAGCGCACCATCGCCGTCGATCGGGCGTCGGCGCCCACCCCCGTCAACCCGTCCCTGCTCAACAGCAAGACGGAGGCCATGGTCTCCACCGTGTCCGACACCGGTGGCGGCTTCGGCTTCCTCAAGGCCTTCGTCCTCACCCTGGCGCTCGTCACGCTCGGCCTGGTCGGCTACTGGCTGTACACGAGCTGGCGCAACCAGACCCAGGAGAAGCCCTTCGTCCCTCCGAAGAACGCGCCCATCCCGGGGCAGGAGTCCGGCGCCAACGTACCCCCACCCGGCACGCCGTTGTACGAGCTGGACGTCCCGGCGAAGAAGCGCGATCCGAAGCAGGCGCTGCAGCGGCGGCAGGCGGGATACGCCGCCTACAGGAGCGGCAATCTGGATCAGGCGGCCAGGGAGCTCGGCACGGCCTTCTCCCTGGAGCCCTCGCCGGAGCTGTCGCTGATGCTCGGAGAGGTGTACTGGGCGCTCGACAGCCACGAGGAGGCGCGTGGCTGGTGGATGCGCCACCTGCGCGACCTGCCGGACTCCAAGGCCCGCGACACCCTGTTGCGCAGGGAGCCGCAGCTGGCCTCCGCCATCGGCGGCCGGTAA
- a CDS encoding RidA family protein codes for MARKIVHSDEAPKAIGPYSQAVQVDAGKMTFLSGQIPLDPKTMNIVEGDVIDQAEQVMKNLGAVLKAAGLDFSHVVRSTIFLTDLGDFTKVNEVYGRYFTGAPPARVTVQVAALPRGSKVEIDAIAVS; via the coding sequence ATGGCTCGCAAGATTGTGCACTCCGACGAAGCGCCGAAGGCGATCGGCCCCTACTCGCAGGCGGTGCAGGTGGACGCCGGGAAGATGACCTTCCTCTCCGGGCAGATCCCGCTCGACCCGAAGACGATGAACATCGTCGAGGGGGACGTCATCGACCAGGCCGAGCAGGTGATGAAGAACCTGGGCGCGGTGCTGAAGGCCGCCGGGCTTGACTTCTCCCACGTGGTGCGCAGCACCATCTTCCTCACCGACCTGGGCGACTTCACCAAGGTGAACGAGGTCTACGGCCGCTACTTCACCGGCGCGCCCCCGGCGCGCGTCACCGTGCAGGTGGCCGCGCTCCCCCGTGGCTCCAAGGTGGAGATCGACGCCATCGCCGTGTCCTGA
- a CDS encoding DsbA family protein — MRPNVIVALLVGLVLGFVGGRAFTGSPTTNAAGNKPTAAAANAPRPNARPVDPTVFKVPIDGSPVKGNADALVTLVEFSDYQCPFCSRANATVEQLQKDYGSKLRVVMKQNPLSFHPRARPAALAALAAGEQGKYWEYHETLFANSKALEDADLEKYASQLGLDITRWKADMASPKLSAIVDRDQALAGKLGANGTPAFFINGRFLSGAQPIANFKTLIDEELGKAEALTRSGTPASQVYAAIMAKGVESAPSKAAQQEAPAQAYRKVDVPADAPSFGPKDAKVTIVEWSDFECPFCSRVGPTLKQIKETYAKDVRVVFRHQPLSFHPNAKGAAEASMAAHEQGKFWEYHDKLFANQRALDRASLEKYAQELGLNMGQFKAALDSGKFRAKVEADAAAGAAVGANGTPTFFVNGREFVGAQPFDNFKKIIEEEKARAEKLLASGTKQGDLYARLIEEGLKSNGAAPQAQAPAEPPVQNIEVGNAPARGPKNAPVTIVAFSDFECPFCGRVVPTLKQIEDEYKGKVRVAFKHQPLPFHANAKPAAMAAMAAHEQGKFWEYHDKLFANQRALDRASLEKYAQELGLNMGQFKAALDSNKYDAQVTADMSEASRVGVNGTPTFFINGRALVGAQPAEAFKRVIDEELKKKGSVAADQK, encoded by the coding sequence ATGAGACCCAATGTGATCGTGGCCCTGCTGGTGGGCCTGGTGCTGGGATTCGTTGGTGGCCGTGCCTTCACCGGCAGCCCCACGACCAATGCCGCTGGCAACAAGCCCACGGCGGCCGCCGCCAACGCGCCCCGTCCGAATGCCCGGCCGGTGGATCCCACCGTCTTCAAGGTTCCCATCGATGGCTCGCCCGTGAAGGGCAACGCGGACGCGCTCGTCACGCTCGTCGAGTTCTCCGACTACCAGTGCCCGTTCTGCTCCCGTGCGAACGCCACGGTGGAGCAGCTCCAGAAGGACTACGGCAGCAAGCTGCGCGTGGTCATGAAGCAGAACCCGCTCTCCTTCCACCCGCGCGCCAGGCCCGCCGCGCTGGCCGCGCTGGCCGCCGGTGAGCAGGGCAAGTACTGGGAGTACCACGAGACGCTGTTCGCCAACAGCAAGGCGCTCGAGGACGCGGACCTGGAGAAGTACGCGAGCCAGCTGGGCCTGGACATCACCCGCTGGAAGGCGGACATGGCCAGCCCCAAGCTGTCGGCCATCGTCGATCGGGATCAGGCCCTGGCCGGCAAGCTCGGCGCCAACGGCACCCCGGCCTTCTTCATCAACGGCCGCTTCCTCTCCGGCGCGCAGCCGATCGCCAACTTCAAGACGCTGATCGACGAGGAGCTCGGCAAGGCCGAGGCCCTGACGCGTTCCGGCACCCCGGCGAGCCAGGTGTACGCCGCCATCATGGCCAAGGGCGTGGAGTCCGCGCCCAGCAAGGCCGCGCAGCAGGAGGCTCCGGCCCAGGCCTACCGCAAGGTGGACGTGCCCGCCGACGCTCCCTCCTTCGGCCCGAAGGACGCCAAGGTGACGATCGTCGAGTGGTCCGACTTCGAGTGCCCCTTCTGCAGCCGCGTCGGTCCCACGCTCAAGCAGATCAAGGAGACGTACGCCAAGGACGTGCGCGTGGTGTTCCGTCACCAGCCGCTGTCCTTCCACCCGAACGCCAAGGGCGCCGCCGAGGCCTCCATGGCCGCCCATGAGCAGGGCAAGTTCTGGGAGTACCACGACAAGCTGTTCGCCAATCAGCGCGCCCTGGATCGCGCCTCGCTCGAGAAGTACGCCCAGGAGCTGGGCCTGAACATGGGCCAGTTCAAGGCCGCGCTCGACTCCGGCAAGTTCCGCGCGAAGGTGGAGGCGGACGCCGCCGCCGGCGCCGCGGTGGGCGCCAATGGCACCCCGACCTTCTTCGTCAACGGCCGTGAGTTCGTGGGCGCCCAGCCCTTCGACAACTTCAAGAAGATCATCGAGGAGGAGAAGGCCCGCGCCGAGAAGCTGCTGGCCTCCGGCACCAAGCAGGGCGACCTGTACGCCAGGCTGATCGAGGAGGGCCTGAAGTCCAACGGAGCCGCTCCCCAGGCGCAGGCCCCCGCCGAGCCGCCCGTGCAGAACATCGAGGTCGGTAACGCCCCGGCGCGCGGCCCGAAGAACGCCCCCGTCACCATCGTGGCCTTCTCCGACTTCGAGTGCCCGTTCTGCGGCCGCGTGGTGCCCACGCTCAAGCAGATCGAGGACGAGTACAAGGGCAAGGTCCGCGTGGCCTTCAAGCACCAGCCGCTGCCCTTCCACGCGAACGCGAAGCCGGCCGCCATGGCCGCCATGGCCGCCCACGAGCAGGGCAAGTTCTGGGAGTACCACGACAAGCTGTTCGCCAATCAGCGCGCCCTGGATCGCGCCTCGCTCGAGAAGTACGCCCAGGAGCTGGGCCTGAACATGGGCCAGTTCAAGGCCGCGCTCGACAGCAACAAGTACGACGCGCAGGTCACCGCGGACATGAGCGAGGCCTCCCGCGTGGGTGTCAACGGCACCCCCACCTTCTTCATCAATGGCCGCGCGCTCGTGGGTGCTCAGCCCGCCGAGGCCTTCAAGCGCGTCATCGATGAGGAGCTGAAGAAGAAGGGCTCGGTCGCGGCGGACCAGAAGTAG
- a CDS encoding acyl-CoA thioesterase codes for MTEAETADRYRYFLPITTRWMDNDVYGHINNVTYYSYFDTVANHYLIHEGGLDILTSPVIGLVVESRCSYRAPLAYPDRLRAGLRVDKLGNRSVTYGIGIFKEGEEQASAHGYFVHVFVDRQSRKAVAMPERLREALSRISIG; via the coding sequence ATGACCGAAGCCGAGACCGCGGACCGCTACCGTTACTTCCTGCCCATCACCACCCGCTGGATGGACAACGACGTCTACGGGCACATCAACAACGTCACCTACTACAGCTACTTCGACACGGTCGCGAACCACTACCTCATCCACGAGGGCGGCCTGGACATCCTCACCAGTCCCGTCATCGGCCTCGTCGTGGAGTCGCGGTGCTCCTACCGCGCTCCGCTCGCGTACCCGGACCGTCTCCGGGCGGGCCTGCGCGTGGACAAGCTCGGCAACCGCTCGGTGACGTACGGGATCGGAATCTTCAAGGAGGGCGAGGAGCAGGCCTCGGCCCACGGGTACTTCGTGCACGTCTTCGTGGACCGCCAGTCGCGCAAGGCGGTGGCCATGCCCGAGCGCCTGCGCGAGGCGCTCTCGCGGATCTCCATCGGGTGA